Genomic window (Zingiber officinale cultivar Zhangliang chromosome 2B, Zo_v1.1, whole genome shotgun sequence):
CTCATGGTATACATATAAAGTTATGTTTACTATTGGATCAACCTCACTGGTAGAGATGAGCAAAATCTCGATTAAATTGAAATAATCAATCGAATTAGAAAGTTcaattcaaaattttagtttgtttttttttaaaaaaaaatctcgatCCCAAATCCTATCGAGATCACCACGAAAGGCCCCCTCTGAAAACAACAAAGAaacaagagagagggagagaagcaTCTAGTCATGTGACTCCCCTTTGCCACTGCCACTGTCCAAAGCAGCAGCTCCTGCAAGAGCCATGTGATGGATGTTGCCCCGTTGCTCCTCCTCAAACCCTATCACACAGCCACTCACTCACTCACTGTGTGATGGACTATATGTTTGAAAGATATATACTTTACCTTTATGGATTTTTATGGATTGATCTCGTCGATATGGATATTTGTTGAAATAGATTGTGAGGTGATTCACTTTTTTTACTGcaaagattaaaaaataaatataaaaaaaatccatCTTTCTTTGTCTCCTTTCGCTTTTAATtccccttttctcttctcctctcttctccaTTGCTCTCGCTCAGACTACACACAGAATAGCTAGCAGTGAGCAGAGTGAGACATGGCCAAGATCTGCAAACTAACAGccacagcagcagcagcagcagctccTTTGGCTCTCTTGCTTTTCCTATGCCATCAGCTCCCCTGCATTGACGCGTTCAACCGCTTCACGGTCGGCGACGAGAAGGGCTGGATCCCCAACGTCAACTACACCGTCTGGGAGAAGAAGCACCGCCCCTTCCACGTCGGCGACTGGCTCGGTATCCTCCTCATCGTCGTCGtcgttttatttttgttttgtttcAAATTAATGAATGCTTAATTAGGTCGGTCGGTGTTTGTAGTGTTTTACTATCAGCCGAAATCGGCGGACATTGTGCGAGTGGACGAGGACTCGTACGACAAGTGCGACGCGTCGAACCCGATCTCCAACTACAGCAAGGGCCGGAGCTACGCCTTCGAGCTCAACCACACCGGACGATACTACTTCATCTGTAGCTACGGCTACTGCTACCAGGGCATGAAGCTCAGCATCAACGTCGAGCCCCTCTCGCCGCCTGCCTCCCCTTCCTCCTCCAAGAAAtcctccgcctcctcctcctccgccgctgGTGCCGCCGCTTCTCCTCTCCCGGCGGCGATCGCCGTCTCGCTGCTCCTGACGCTGCTGCTCCGGCTGCTGTAGCTGAAATTGATCGGCGATATTGCGTGTATGCAATTGTTGATTTGTTATTGTGATGTTGTGTGGATCTTGATGGATTTTTGGATTTCCAACTGTTTTGTTAGATTTGATTTTGGTGtgcttaaataattaattaaattgttgcAGTAAATCCTGCTTTGCTTTACTTTACTTTgccttaaataattaattaattatatatataaatatacatCCTGTGTTCTTTGTACTGTGTGTCAGAGAAGACAGCCTGGTGCAGTTGCCGGGTGATCTGGAGCTGTCTGCCAGTAGGCCCCGCAAGATTAGACCGGTTGAAAAATCGAAAGCgtattctaaattatataaatcgtcaagaatattttaaaaataataataaccaaAATACGTCTTAgtaattactttttttttatttattattgtcgGTGAGCTTTTTGTTTTTATTATGATTAAAAGGGcatttctacaaaattagttatAAAATTTTCAATAGAAATTCATTCTTTTATAAAATTGCATGTTAATATTCtagaacttttttaaaaaaaaaatattattaatattattttgttcatATATCTTGGACTAAACTCCTCTGTCTAGAACCAAATATAATCTAAAGGCACAACTTATTAACAATCAAAAATATGTTTACAAGAACATGATGATTATACATAATGGCAATCAGCCATGAACAATAGGATTGTTTAGTACAATAATTCCCAAATGGAAAACATATATAAACACCATGACAGCCTACATTCCGCATAGCAATGCGAAGCCGGGATTCTTTTTTGTTCTTGAACTTTTTCACGAGAGTAATGGAGAAGTATGCTCACCATCCGAGCTCAAATGATGAATAGGCATCCATGCTGGATCGCGGTATGCAGTCACAAGCTCGTCCAAGAACTCACCCATTGCTGGCTCGCTCAGATCTTCTCTATCCCTTTTTATCAAAGTCTAGAAGCAACAAGAGACCCGACACACTAAGTATGTTTTTCTCAGTTAAAGAAGTTGCTAGGAAAGAAAAGTACTTTAGCGGAAACAAAAATCGAACCATGTGAGGCACTATTGTCCATCGACTAACACCAATACAATTTACCAAGAAAAAATTGGCCGCTGTTAAGGGTGAAACAAATTTAAATGTGAAGATATCTGCTTCAATCTTCAATTATTGAGTCAGAACATTATTTATGTAAATTTTATAGCCTGAACTAGAACAAGAGCATACATAGAAAAAAGCAATAGATCTCGCGAAATATGAACATACCTCGGCGGAGAATTTGCGGAAAACAGGAAGAAATCGCTTTCGGCAATAGTCATTAAACAAGAGGGTAAGCACTGGAAGAGGCACAATTAGGATTGCAGCAACGGGTAGCTTTTTCACTCCAAATATACCAACTGCAATGATATGCATCAGTACTAGAGAGAAGATGGTAGAATTATGCACCACAGGCCAAAACCTGCCGCCTGTGTCATACTTGGGTTGGTAAACATCTAACAGCTGCAAGAAATTCCAACTCCAGAAATCAATCATAATATTCATTCATCAATTTAAACGAAGTAATATGGATTGGCATTTATCACAAGAGTAACCATTGTTGATGTTGGCTGACCACCTCTAAGTGACAACTATGGTTTTATCATGGTGTGGATTGGTACACAGAactaaatataacaaaaaaaatggtAGATGAAACATTATATTAAGAGAAAGCTTGAACATATAGTATGCGCCATTAACCTGATTCCTGTAGATAATGTAACCGATGCAGAAGAAAACCAAGATAAATGGCAGTATCATTGGAGCTAAAAGAAAGTAAGTGAGCCCAAGAAGCACAAATAATAGAATCCTTGGTATTTCACTGTAGTATGGGATAGATGGTATTTCAAATTTGTCATCTTTTCTCCTGCAACAGTGCCTTGAAATGAAATCACTGATAAGAGGGATTGTACGATTGAGTTTCCAAGATAAACTAGTCCATGATGTTACCACATAAGCAATGAAAAATGAAGCCTGGAAAACAAGTAAACAATTTAGTAAGTTTCATTGTTAGCTAAATTCTCTTGATGCAACTTATAATAATGTCAAACTGCAATTAGTAAAAATTAGATCGTTGTCATCGAATGGTAGGATAACTTGTTAACGGGTTGAGTATTCGGTCAAAACCAAACCGACTAAACCGAATAGACTGAAaaccaaacaaacaaaaaaaatttcgAACCAACCAAACCGACCGAATTTTCCTACAAAAACCAAATCGACCGAACCGATAAAATatcgatttatttattttttgactGAATTAaccaaatttttaaaacattatttggttttaactaaaaaaaatcaagattttatttaattaattatattttaaaataaaaataattaaattaatattctcATTCAgtttacaaaatttaaaactaaaaccaaataaaattaaccaaaaaccgaaccgatttttttttttaaaaaaaaagaaaatcgaATTTCAAATTTCGATCGGTTCAGTTCGATTAATTCGGTTTTACTAAATTTTTGCTCACCCTTACTTGTCGTGCCTATCTACATAATCCATGCCTAcaaatttatcttaaaattttcTTCTCTATCATACTAACTTCGTACATGTTTTCTAACAGCCCAACACTTAGCCGAAGGGGTATATAAATGATGATCATGTAGAAGCTTCTCTCATTTCAACCATCCATTGTTTATATCTTCATCAATGTTGGTTTGATCACATAGAAGCTTCTCTTGTTTTAACCATCCATTTTTGTCTTAACAAAGTTTGTCTTGACAATTCAAGCTTCAAAATTTTATTGTATTTGTACCCTCACCTATTATCATTTGTTGGCAAATAACATACACCAATGTCGTTTATCTTGAACATGGCAAATAAGTTCATCCAGCACTAATGtaaagaaaagaaactaaatcaATGACTAATACTTGATGTAAACCTAATaattatagaaattttaattattatacaTTATCATACATGTCTTTTTATCACATTGTTAAAAGTACTATATATTTTAATCTTTGAAATACCTAAATAGTTGTTTAGAACTCTATCTAAAATTTTTCTACGTTAACAATTTTCTTATAGAATAGATAGTGGCAGATCTAGGGGCGAGCGGGGGTGTGCTTGAGCAGCCCCTTGCTCCCGAAAAATTCCACCAGTATGTTACAGTCCGAGAGgcagcaagaaggaaaacaagtTCCAGCTCCCTTCTTTGAGCACCCTCTTCCTTTTTTGTTTGGATCCGCCACTGAGAATAGATACCAATATAGCATCTATAGGTGATCTTCCCGTCATAAAACTAAATTAGTTTTCTAGTTCCATCTATTCTTCTTTCATTAACTCCTTTCCAAATTTTTGGTTGGAATTAATTTGCAATTCTAGAAATTTATGTTACATAGATTAAGTTATCCAACAATCATAGTATATTAGTTTGGTTGAAATCAGTCTAGATCTATATGACACTACTATGAATTTATGATATCAGAATGACAATTATGgtaattattttagaaacaaaTGTGAACCTTCTAACCAATGTAAAAAAGCATCACTACAAAATGGATGTTTTCAAGACAAGTGTAATGTTTTTACCTGTGCAGGCACCGCAACAGCTAACCTTGAAGGAATAGTTTTTGGATCAAATAAAAACTCTATTTCACTTGTAACTGATCCGGTGAGCACATTTGCAAAAAATAGGAACCATATTGTAAACAAAAGCAtttttttgcatgcacttttctCAATCTGACTAACGGCAACATATCCTTGCATTGCAGAGAAAAGCTTCACTATAGGTGGTACAAGAGCTGCCACCAAGTGAAGAATTAGGCTCGGTAGATAACCTGTTACAACCTGACTGATGACAGTTCTGCAAGTATACAATTTCCACATATATTaatattcaaagaaaaaaatagacaGTTTCAATTTATAATATGGCTCAATCGACCAGAAAGCAGCAGTAACAGTTGATTAGTACTCCCTTTCAGTTTAACTGTATGATATACCCATCTAAAAGGTGTTACTATGTTACTTGGGAGAAATAAGCTTCATAAGGATTATTTAGTTAGCAACCCATTGATTAACACTCATTCCGCTAGTAAAATGAGAAACGATAAAGGGACAGAGGATGCCTAATGTAAACATCTGAGAAAGGTATGTTATCTTGACTATGCAAATCTATCAGATAGTTAAGCCATATCAATAAACAAACAGTTAAAGGAAACTGAATCCTCAGCTTTACATCATTTCTGAAATCTAAGATTCATCCAATTTGTGTCAGCTCCAATAAATGCACAATTAACAGCAGGTTTATCATGCCCAAGAGTCTAGAACAGAATTCAAGCCCCACAGAAAAAGCTCTCAGAATGTCCCACAAGTTTTAATGAAACCAGAATTAAACAAGGGGTTGAAGCTTGAATGAGATTAATCATGCAATTGGGCGATTCCTTGTCCCTCCACTATCTTTTATTGGGGTCAGGCATCCTACAGTTGCAGAGGCTCTGAAAGAAAGAAAATCCTAACTAATGGGCATTGGAGACTCGTCACGACTTACCTTCAAATAATTTGGATAAACACTTTCTAGGTGCCcgattaaattaagttaatcagAAGCCTCATCATGGGTTTCAATACTACAGGAGCATGTAAGATGGAGAATTAAG
Coding sequences:
- the LOC122047924 gene encoding mavicyanin-like: MAKICKLTATAAAAAAPLALLLFLCHQLPCIDAFNRFTVGDEKGWIPNVNYTVWEKKHRPFHVGDWLVFYYQPKSADIVRVDEDSYDKCDASNPISNYSKGRSYAFELNHTGRYYFICSYGYCYQGMKLSINVEPLSPPASPSSSKKSSASSSSAAGAAASPLPAAIAVSLLLTLLLRLL